A single genomic interval of Impatiens glandulifera unplaced genomic scaffold, dImpGla2.1, whole genome shotgun sequence harbors:
- the LOC124917139 gene encoding uncharacterized protein LOC124917139 encodes MGDNMEEEMHALEKNETWDIVLKPLGTQAVTCKWVYRINRKVNGRIDRYNARLDARGFSQKLTRDEGTCLPDPRVYCALEGSLIYLTIIRYDIAYVVGVVYSTGKVQSLSCKDLQMLTLLEIETIEEVQYKASAHAAQECICIRRLLKDLHVK; translated from the exons ATGGGTGACAACATGGAAGAGGAAATGCATGCTCtcgagaagaatgagacatgggaCATCGTTCTGAAGCCTCTTGGTACTCAAGCAGTCACATGTAAGTGGGTGTATCGAATCAATAGAAAGGTTAATGGAAGAATAGATCGATACAATGCTAGATTGGATGCTCGAGGATTCTCGCAGAA ACTCACTCGAGACGAAGGAACATGTCTACCAGATCCTCGTGTATATTGTGCTCTTGAAGGAAGTCTGATTTATCTGACTATAATAAGGTATGACATTGCTTATGTAGTTGGAGTG GTTTATTCTACGGGAAAGGTGCAAAGTTTGTCCTGTAAAGATTTGCAGATGTTGACTTTGTTGGAGATTGAGACGATCGAAG AAGTGCAATACAAAGCATCAGCTCACGCAGCACAAGAGTGCATATGCATTCGTAGACTCTTGAAGGATCTTCATGTCAAGTGA